A window of Colletes latitarsis isolate SP2378_abdomen chromosome 11, iyColLati1, whole genome shotgun sequence genomic DNA:
AAAAACTCTGATTGTAGCAGACGTCAAGATGGTGGAACCAATTTTTGACTATCAGTTTCGTCTGATACTCATCGGCGACAGTACAGTCGGAAAAAGTTCATTGCTAAAGTATTTCACTGATGGAAAGTTCGCAGAGGTACGCAGCATCTATGCGTAACTATACATGTACAAATTGATTTCAGATGAAAACAAACCGTTACATCTCTCGTCAGTTATTTTTAATTCCCTTAACTAAGTGGATCAAACTCACAGTTGTGTTTTCATATGATCTAACCGACTTTATATTTTAACAATCTAATAACACAATTGGAGCATCTCCAATTTCCCGATTTAATCGTTACAGCACAATTTATTGGAACTACTTTTACAACCTGATTGaatcgttttttattctttatttacatttatttatttattttttattttcgaaaatatattAACTATTATATTCTTTCAAAAAAACTTTGAAACCCACTTTTGTCTCTTCTAATTTTCTTTCATGTTATTGTTTacgtcattttttaatttttttagcttTCAGACCCAACAGTTGGGGTAGATTTTTTTGCTCGATTAATCACAGTCAAAGATGGAACAAGAATAAAGTTACAACTATGGGATACGGCTGGCCAAGAAAGATTTAGGTGCGTTATTTACATTCTTTATGAAAATGCATGTAAAATTGGTTATAAAAGATTATGTAATCTACCAATAAAATACTTTGTTTACCTTAGGTCAATTACAAAATCCTACTATAGAAACTCTGTTGGAGCACTACTTGTGTATGATGTCTGCAACAGAGCCAGTTTTGAACATATTCCTCAGTGGATGATGGAGGCTCGTATATCTATTGAACCACACCATCCTGTATTTGCACTGGTAGGCTGTAAATTAGATTTAGTTACCAATGGGGGCAGGCGAGAAGTTTCGAAAGAAGAAGCAAGAGCTTTTGCAGACCAACATGGAATACATCACATTGAAACCAGTGCAAAGACAGGAGTTAATGTTGAAGATGCTTTTCGAACAATCACACAGGAAATTTATAATAGAATACAAACTGAGGAATACAAGGTAGAGGATGGTTGGGATGGTATAAAAACTGGATTTGCCAGGCCTGGGGGTTTAGATTTTAATCTAGCCGAGGCAGAACCAGCAAAAACTTCTTGCTGTTAAGTCAGTGTTCAATTTGTTGGAGGGTAACACTTTTTTAGAATGCAGTGGatattatttatacatatacattGATTAAATTCTTTGTACAAGATTACAGTAAAActtttgtaatattaatttcaactGATAAAAAagataacaattattttcaccTATTAAAATTGCATTCCATTGCATTCTTGTTTTAGGGAAAAGACTAACAATGAATATAAACTGTGTATAAGTCTGGAATAGACATTTTTGTACATAGCTTGTATAAACAAATCAATATATATCATCGAGGTATATAGGCATTAAATTAGGAGTGTTTTCTATCTTATTTAAAAGATAAAGTGtataaacataaaaaaaaagtttcacaaAAGATCAcatttttatgtattttattgTACAAATTAACTATTCTGTTACACGAAAAATATAACAGCCACTATTAGAAAATTTCATAAGAAGAGATACAAAATTCTCAATTTATAACGCGAAATACTTATTTGCAGTCGATcaaatttgaaacaaaattttccgtaaaaatatgaaattgcAAATTACATATTGTacatatataaattattaatgAAACGATTATATCAGATACGTTGAATTATTATTTCTCAAATAACGGTAGCTACATTTTGTTTTTAATGCCACAGTTTGTGATAACGTTATACATACTTACATGGGGAGCCAAATTAATATACACTTCTCTATTATTCATGTATAATTGAAGACAAacagaataataaattattattacatcAATTTAAATTACGAAAACAATATGAAACGAACAATATTTATGTTCAGATTTAAACAAATCAGGTTTATTTTGTACATATTATATAGTATGTTCACGTAAAAATTTTGTTCAAATATTTTGTTACAAAATATCATGTTAGCTAGTGTACCTTAATTTACCTTAGGTAGTATGAATTAGTAGGCAACtgctttattatatttttatcatAAGATGTATTATAAACATACCAGACGAGTACATGGCAAAAAGGTTTTATATAATATAGTATAACATATTTCTAATATAACCATTTTTTATCAGGTTATATGTTTTACACTTTTTCATAtctatctttaaaaataaaacacCAGACTTCTCTAACTTTGATGATATAATTTAAGGAAGAAAACATTTGCATATATTTAAGACAGACGCAAATTAACGAGAATAAATTCAAGTAAATGTTATTTATACGACTTGCATATTTTTGTGCTAATCTAATtaggaaaatatttatttacatacaATAACACTGTTGTATGcaatgtataatactttttaggTAAAAGAATGTGGTAAAGTCTGTATTTGTATAAATAATAAGCATATATGCAGCAAGAATAGAATTCATTTGTGAAATTTTATACTCATTAACTGTGGCATAAAGTGAAAATACGTAGATATTACAAACAATTGTGAACGAATACTATTATAACATGGAATCAAACTTGTATAGTTCTCTATACAGGACATTTATTTTTTAGTGAACAGATAGTGATAGAAGACATGTACAGTGTTGCAAAATACTGATTAACAAAATTAGAGTTTTTATGTCTATAAGAATTTGTAAATTTGTTATATCAATATTATCCAAAGTTGTAATAAGTTCCTCtcgttttataatatttttttgtaaatagaaATTGTTGATTTTACAGTAAAATTGTCAATTGTTACAAATCTCTGTACTACATTATTTTAACGCGCGCGAACGCTCGTCTATTACTTTACATTGTGGGTTATATACATCCTAATATTTTCTCATAAAATGTATAAATTCATGTATACTTTGACAAATTTTGAGTTACATCAATCTTTGTGCATTACACACTTATGTATAATCGtgttgaaaaataaacaatatatCATAgaattgtatattatttttctgTAATTTATTCTATGTAATTATATTTGTACTACATATATAGAACTATATGTAGAATCCCGTATTGAATatgctaaaaataaaaatggttTATTCACAAAATCTACAAAtagcaaaatttaatatatacaaacttttaaaataatatgTAGGTGTCAATATCGATATTATTCGATTATATATCGatttaaagaaaatgaaaatattcataTCCCGAATCATAGttcattaataaaatattataaaatactaacAGGCAGTTATTTTTTTAAGTATAATATATCAGTTAAAAAGTTTAATTTGTGATTAATGAAAATAGTTTCAAAGACTGATCTTCTGATAGCATCTATGtctttgtaaaataattaaaattataccaCTTAATAAAGGAACCATCTATTTGATATCGAGCACACGTCCGTGAAAATTATACTACAAAtacttatattattttatagtttAAATTATGTACATGTTTACATTATAGAGATATTAAATGTTTTACAAGAACCTCCTAGTAGtagatataatattataaatattttttttttttcaattatctttgacattattttattatttttatctaaAGTAGTATTAAAAtgtgtttatttttataattattatccCAATTACAATTTGTTAATCAATAAAATATCTTTACTGTACATATTACAAGTAATAATCCCACGTTAAATTGTTCATAAAATTAGATCGAAATTggtgaaaaattataataataattttatacttcATGAAGTTAAACCTTAATTATGATTAATCTTATTTTTAATAGTACTAAGCTCACTATTTTGGAAGCTAAATGTAAATAGtttaattgtatttaaaatGACTAGAAATGTTATTTTTTCTTGCTATTATTATATATTCCTCATTTTTGACAAGAATAATGTAATGCAAATGTACGAAATCGTGGACAGTTTCTTAGAAATACTATATTCAGGATATATATAATAATACTTGTGTCTAAATAAAACTTTctagaattatttatttgtacagTGTAACTTAAGCAATTTACTTAGGTACTTCTTATTTACAAAACAATTTACTACCTGAACTATGTACACAAAGATAATCTCATAAAGAAAAGAGGAAAGTAGATTTACTAAACCGCCGCAAGCCAATGACGATTCACCATTAATATGAAATGACAAGGCATCTTACAATTAGTGGGATAAGTTATAAAGTGAACTTGGAATTTGATAAAGATAAAGTTGGAGTAGAGGATATTGACCATAACTTGATTAAGTTAAAAATATCTCACAACTAGAGTTCTCGTTTAATTCCAATTTAATATGGAAGAATTAAGACCTCATTTACCAGATATATGAAGTTTGTTAAAGTTGACAATTCGGGGAAAGGCGCATAGCTGAAAACCTTGTGCGAGTAGAAATAAATATCTATATTATTAGCTCTGGATGATTTTAAATAGGACagattaaatattgatagacaaTTTCAAAAACAAGCAAACCATTTTGAAGAATAAACGGTGATAGTAACTATACTTTCAATAGATGTTTCGTGAAAGAGAATTTGGAATCAGTGTTAATATGGTAATACGACTAAATTACTACTGTATGGACCGGAAACTCCCGACCAGATTATTCAATTAGCTAAGGCTTT
This region includes:
- the LOC143348060 gene encoding ras-related protein Rab-39B-like — its product is MVEPIFDYQFRLILIGDSTVGKSSLLKYFTDGKFAELSDPTVGVDFFARLITVKDGTRIKLQLWDTAGQERFRSITKSYYRNSVGALLVYDVCNRASFEHIPQWMMEARISIEPHHPVFALVGCKLDLVTNGGRREVSKEEARAFADQHGIHHIETSAKTGVNVEDAFRTITQEIYNRIQTEEYKVEDGWDGIKTGFARPGGLDFNLAEAEPAKTSCC